The genomic interval CGCCGCCGCGCTTGGACAGCTGCAGCGCCGAGTTGATGCCACGGCCGATGGACTCCATGTTGTCCTCGATGCGCAGCAGGAAGCACGAGACGAGCTCGCCGCGCTGGGCCTTGCCGGCGTTGAGGAACGTGGGGGTCGCGGGCTGGAAGCGGCCGTCGAGCACCTCGTCGACGATCCGGCGGGCCAGCTCCTCGTCACCGCGGGCGAGGGTCAGGGCCACCATGACCACGCGATCCTCGAAGCGCTCGAGGTACCGCTTGCCGTCGAAGGTCTTCAGCGTGTACGAGGTGTAGTACTTGAAGGCGCCCAGGAACGTCGGGAAGCGGAACTTCTTCGCGAAGGCCTGCTCCGACAGCTCCTCGACGAAGTCGAAGGAGTACTGGTCCAGCACCTCGGACTCGTAGTACTCGTTCTCGACGAGGTAGTCGATCTTCTCCCGCAGCGAGTGGAAGAACACCGTGTTGGGGTTCACGTGCTGCAGGAAGTACTCACGGGCGGCGAGACGATCCTTGTCGAACTGGATCTTCCCGTCGGCCCCGTAGAGGTTCAGCATCGCGTTCAGCGCGTGATAGTCGAGGGACTTGTGATGCTCCACCGAAGGCATCTCGGTCAGTGTCGCCAAAACTCTTCCAATCCGTCGTGGACCTGCTGCACGTCTCGCGGCGTGCCCAACAGCTCGAACCTGTACATGTGCGGGACCCGGCACTTCGCCGAGATGATCTCGCCGGCCAGCCCGTAGGCCTCGCCGAAATTCGTGTTCCCCGCGGTGATGACGCCCCGGATCAGATCCCGGTTGCGTTCGTCGTTGAGGAACTTGATGACCTGCTTCGGGACTGCTCCGCGTCCGTTGCCGCCGCCATAGGTCGGCACCATCAGCACGTACTCCTCGTCCATGACGAGGGGATCCTCCGTGCGATGGAGTGGGATCCTGCTGGCCGGCATGTCCAGCTTCTGCACGAAGCGATGGGTGTTGCCGGACACGGAGGAGAAGTAGACGAGGGTTCCCATCCTCCTCACCTCCGCATGATCGGGAGCGCTCAGATGGCTGCGGCGCGGGCGCCCTCGGCGCCGGCGGCCGCCACGGCCTTGATCTTGTCGGGGCGGAAGCCCGACCAGTGGTCCTCACCGGCGACCACGACGGGCGCCTGCACGTAGCCCATCGACTTCACGTGGGCGAGCGCCTCGGCGTCCTCGGTGATGTCGACGACGTCGTAGTCGACGCCCGACTTGGTGAGGGCGCGCTTGGTCGCGTCGCACTGGACGCACATGGGCTTCGAGTACACGGTGATGGCCATCGGGCGATGCCTTTCTCGGTGGGGATCGTGTCGCCGGGGCCCGCGCTGCGGGATCCGGTGTGCGAAGGAGGGTGTGTGGGGCGGGGATCGAAGGGTGTTCGACGAGGTCGTCGAGGGGTTCTCGCGGCCTGCCGAGCGGTGCCCTACGGGATCCGCGCCGACCTCTCCAACACTACACCTAGTGGTGCCCCGACGTCTGCACCACAAGATGTACTGAACTACAAGACTGTTATCCACAATCCGATGGTGACGGACTGTGGATGGACGTGGGTCAGCTGGGGACGAACGCGCATCGTCTGCGCGGATGCTGTGGACAGCGCTGTGGAACGTCCCGATGCACCCCGTCCGACGGTGGACGACGGCACCCCCGCCGACCCGTCGGACAGTGGCGCGCGCCCCGAAAATCGGTATCGGATCGGCGTGTCGTCGGCGTGTCGTGCCGCGCCGCCTCCGGACCGCCCTGCGGGGGCCCTTCGTCCACAGTCGGACGCCCTCTCGGCGTGTCGTCAGAACCTCGCCGGCGGGGCACCCCGACCCGGTGCGACCGAGCGGTCACGGGAAGGATCGACGCCAGATCGTGCCGGGGCCGACGAGCACACCGGGTCATGGTCCGGTCAGCGCCCGGGCAGACATCGAGCGGCGCTGGACGACGTGCGGCACCGTCCCGGGTGCGCGCCCGGCCCACGAGCACGCGGCTCGACATGAGGGCGCAGCTCGACCCCGGAGCACGGGCACTCCGTTCAGGTGCGCGGGGCTCCGGTCAGGAGCGCGGGGGCTCCTCGCCCTCCGTCGGGCCGTCCTCCGCGGCGTCGTCGGCCGCTGCCGCCCAGGCGTCGCCGTCGGCCGGCTCGGTGCGATCGATGCCGGCAGCGGTGGCCTGATGCGGCTCGCCCCCGGACTCGGGGACTGCGGCGCTCGTCGCCTCCGGCTGCGCCGACCGCGCCGCCTCGAGCTGATCGGCGGCCGAGGAGAGGTCCTCGGTCGGTGCCGCGGGCGGGATCTCGCCGGTGCCGGGCACCGGTGTCAGCGGACCGATCCGCACGGAGGTGCTCTCGGCCGACGATGCGGCCGCATCCTCGGCCGATGCGGTCGACGCGGCCGCGGCTTCCGAGCCGTCCGGCTCGGCCACGGAGTCGGCGTCAGAGGCGACGTCGCCGTCGGCGGACGCCTCAGGCGCCGCGACGGGCTCGTCGGAGTCCTCAGCCTCGCCGGGGCCCTCGGTCGTGCCGACGTCCGCCGCCTGTTCCGAGACCTCCTCCTGGTCAGAGGCCTCGTCCTCCGGATCCGCCTCGAGGGATCGTCCGTCGGCCTCGACGAGGGTCCTCAGGACCTCGCGCAGGATCTCGACCTGGGCGAGGGCCTCGGTCGCGCCGGCATGGGGCTCCTTGCCCTTCTCGACGAACTCGTGGAAGGCCTCCCACATGGACTCGGCCGCACCGAGATCGGAGGAGCGGGAGGTGACGACCACGCGGCCGTGCTCCTTCTCGCGCAGGGAGCTGCGCGAGCGCGAGTCCACGAACGACGGCGGCTCGAGCGCGAGGTCGATCCGCTTGCGGGCCGAGAGCACCTCGTAGGTCTCCGAGTACTCGGGGGCGAAGGGGAGGTAGTGCCAGACCAGGCGCACGGGAGCGCCGTCCTCGAGCTCACCCAGCAGCTCGAGCGAACCGGGGATGACGCCCTTGGGCCAGTGGCGCACCGCGGTGAGCTCGGTGAGCGGACCGTAGATGCGCTCGGTGATGGCGAGCTGGTGGGCGATGCCCGTGAGCAGCCCCTTCACGTAGAGGTCGCGATCGCGCTGGGTCGCGCCCTCCCCCGCGCCGGCGACGACGGCCTCCTGCAGGGTCTTGCGGCGCTCCTGGCGCTTCTCGGAGGGCAGGTCATAGGCCGAGGCGGTCACGTGGGCGCGTCCGAACAGGGGGCCGGAGGCGGGCATCAGCACCTCGTGGTCGATCATGCGCACGTCGCGCGCGCGGATGTTCTCGACCACCTCCTCGAGCACCTCGTCGTACTGCTGCGGGTAGGCCATCATCACCAGACGTCGGCCCACGAGCCGCTCGAAGTCGCTGATCCTGGCGACCTCCTGCGCGGAGTACCCCAGCGGGGGCTCGACGAGCACGGGGATCCCGCGCCGCAGCAGCAGGAGGAGATCCTCGACGTGCAGGCCGTCGGTCGCGAGGACCGCCGCATCGAGGGCGACGTCCTTCGCGCGCACGGCGGTGATGAGGTCGGCGACGGTCTCGAAGCGATGCTCCTCCTCGACGCCCCAGACGTCGGCCGATTCGCGCCGACGCCGCGGCGAGTGGTCCACGAGAGCGGTCACCGCGAAGCGGTCCCAGCGGCGGCGCAGCACGGGCAGATGCACGGCCTGCGCCATCGTTCCGGCACCGATGACGGCGATGTTCAGGATCCTCGGCATGCGGGCGGTTCTCCTCGCGGGATGAGCGGGACGGTCAGGTCAGGGGTGGAGCGGGCCGACCAGGAGCCGGAGCGTGCACGGGCGCGCGCGGGCATGCGCGAGGTGCTCGGGCACCGCGTCCACCGCCGTCGGCACGTGCCGCTGTTCTACCACAGCGCGCTGATCCGGATCCTCGTGCGGCCCGCGCGGCGAGGGCGCCGACACAGGGTGTGGGAGGCACGACCGAGCGCCGCTATCGTGGTGCCCGTGCCGTTCCTCTACACGCTCACCCGCCCGTTCCTGGGGCCCATGTTCAGCGCCTATTGGCGCCCCCGCATCACCGGGCTCGAGAACATCCCGCGCACCGGCGCGTTCCTGCTGGCCTCCAACCACCTCGCCAACGTGGACAGCTTCCTCATCCCCGTGGTGTCCCCGCGCATGGTCCGGTTCGTCTCCAAGGACGTGTTCTGGAAGACCGGCGGCCTCAAGGGCCGCATCCAGAAGTGGTTCATGAACTCGGTGGGCACGGTGCCTCTGGACCGCGAGGCGCTGAGCTCCGGCCGGGGCGCGCTCGACGCCGCCCTGGACGTGCTGAAGGCCGGTGAGGGCTTCGGCATCTACCCCGAGGGCTCCCGCAGCCGGGACGGGCTGCTGCACAAGGGCCAGCCGGGCGCGGCCTGGCTCGCCCTCGAGTCCGGCGCCCCCGTCATCCCGCTGGGCCTCGCAGGCACGCAGAACCTGTTCCTGAAGGGCCGGAAGATGCCCACCCGGTACCGTCCCGACATGCGCTTCGGGGCGCCCATCGAGTTCACGGACCTGCCGACGGACCTGAGTGCGGGCGCCCGCCGGCGCCTGGCCACCGATCGGATCATGACCGAGATCCAGCGTCTCTCCGGCCAGGAGTGGGCCCCGGGCGCGCAGCCCCGCGGCGCGGGGACCGGCGCGAGCGCATAGGATCGTTCTCCCCGCCCGACACAGGAGGTCAACGTGGCAGTGGTGGTCGGCTTCATCCCCACCCCGGTGGGATTCGACGCGCTGGACACGGCGCGCACCGCGGCCGAGGAGCGCGGCGGCCCGCTGATCGTGGTCAACGTGGTCAGGCAGGGCGACGAGCAGGATCCCCGCCACGCGAGCGAGGGCGACCTCGATGCGGCGGCGGACCGCCTGCGCGGCTCGGCCGTGCGGGTCGACATCCGCCAGGAGAGCAGCGAGGACGACATCGCCGACGTCCTGCTGGACACCGTCGAGCGTGAGAAGGCCGAGCTGCTGGTGATCGGTCTGCGCCGCGAGCGCGACGTCGCCCGGCACCTGCTGGGCGTCACCCCGCAGAAGCTGCTGCTCTCCGCCCCGTGCGACGTGCTCGTCGTCTGAGGGCTTCCCCCTCGTCCGGGGCTTCCCCCTCGTCCGAGGGCTCTCCGCGCCTCCGCGCGCACCGGACACAGCGAGGCCCGGACCCGATCGCTCGGGTCCGGGCCTCGCCCGTGCGGCGGCGTGCTCTCACGCCGCCGGTGGGATCACTCGGAGCGCGGGTCCGCGCCGGGGACCTGGTCGCCGCCGTTCTCGCGCACGGCCTTCTCGATCCGCTCGCCGACCTCCTGGTCGATGTTCTTCCAGTACTGGAAGGCGTTCGAGAGGACCGGCTCGATCACGGTGGCGAGAGCGCCGGAGACCGTCTCGATGAGACGCTCGCGCTCGCCCTCGTCCATGACGTCGCGGACCAGCGTGTGGGCCTGGCCGAAGTCGTCGTCATCGGAGCGCAGGGTGTAGGCCTGGCGCACCAGGGTGCCGTCGGACTCCCAGCCGTTGTCGACCGGGCCCTGGGCGTCCTGGTACGAGCGCCCGAACGAGTTCGGGGAGTACACCGGGGCGTTGCCGCTGTGGAAGAACTCCATCGAGCCCTCCTTGTCGTAGGAGTTGGTCTCCACGACAGGACGGTTCACGGGCAGCTGGTTGAAGTTGGTGCCCAGGCGGTTGCGCTGCGCGTCCGGGTAGGAGAACACGCGGCCCAGCAGCATCTTGTCGGGCGAGACACCGGTGCCGGGCACGAGGTTCGAGGGGCTGAAGGCGGCCTGCTCGACCTGCGCGAAGTGGTTGACCGGGTTCTGGTTCAGCGTGAAGCGGCCGACGGGGATGCGCGGGTAGTCCTTCTTCGACCAGGTCTTCGTGAGGTCGAAGGGGTTGAAGCGGTAGGTCTTCGCGTCCTCGTAGGGCATGATCTGCACCTCGAGCTTCCAGGACGGGAAGTCGCCGTTCGAGATCGACTCGAAGAGGTCGCGGCGGTGGTAGTCGCCGTCCAGGCCGGCGAGCTCGTCGGCCTCGTCGTTGGTGAGGAACTCCAGGCCCTGCTCGGTGAGGAAGTGGTACTTGACCCAGAACTTCTCGTCGGCCTCGTTGACCCACAGGTAGGTGTGGGAGGAGTAGCCGTTCATGTGGCGCCAGGTCTTGGGCAGGCCGCGGTCGCCCATGAGGTAGGAGACCTGGTGGGCGCTCTCCGGGGAGAGGGTCCAGAAGTCCCACTGCATCGTGTTGTCGCGCAGGCCGGAGTCCGGGGTGCGCTTCTGGGAGTGGATGAAGTCGGGGAACTTCATGGGATCGCGGACGAAGAACACCGGGGTGTTGTTCCCGACGATGTCGAAGTTGCCCTCCTGCGTGTAGAACTTCAGCGCGAAGCCGCGCACGTCACGCCAGGTGTCGGGAGAGCCGAGCTCGCCGGCGACGGTCGAGAACCGCGCGAGCATCGGGGTCTTGGCGCCCTTCTGGAAGAGGCCGGCCTTCGTGTACTGCGAGACGTCCTCGGTGATCTCGAGCTCGCCGAAGGCGCCGGAGCCCTTGGCGTGCGGGCTGCGCTCCGGGATGCGCTCGCGGTCGAAGCGCGCGAGCTTCTCGACGAGGGCGACGTCGTGGAGCATCAGAGGACCGTCGGGGCCGACGGAGAGGGAGTTCGCATCGCTCTCGCGCGGGGCGCCGTTCTCGGTGGACGAGGGGATGGTCGGCGTGGTGTCGCCGGTGGGGTCGAACGTGGTCACGATCTCTCCTTCTCGGGGCGAGCCCCGGCAGCGTTCGCCGGGACGTTGGGGGTCCCGCACCGCTCGGGCGAGAGCGGTGCGGGGGTTCGCAGTTCTTCGCAGTGTTCGACGGATGTCGCTGGGATCGACGGAACTCTGATCAGCAGATCTCAGCCGGCTCCGGCGCCGCTCGGGACCGTGGCCCCGGGAGACGCCGACGCCGTGCGGCATGCGGAGCACACGCCGCGGAACAGCACCTCCGCGACCTCGATCTCGAAACCGTGGTCGTGGGAGGGCGTCAGGCACGGCGCCTCGCCGATCGTGCAGGGCACGTCCTCGAGGCGACCGCACACCCGGCACACCATGTGGTGGTGGTTGTCGTGCCGGTGGATCTCGTAGCGGGCCGCGCTGCGGGCGCCGGTGGCGACGCGGCGCAGCAGGCCCGCATCGGTGAGCGCGTGCAGCACGTCGTAGACGGCCTGGCGCGACACCGTGCCGAGTCGTTCGCGCACCGCGGCGGCGATGTCATCC from Brachybacterium kimchii carries:
- the nrdI gene encoding class Ib ribonucleoside-diphosphate reductase assembly flavoprotein NrdI, which encodes MGTLVYFSSVSGNTHRFVQKLDMPASRIPLHRTEDPLVMDEEYVLMVPTYGGGNGRGAVPKQVIKFLNDERNRDLIRGVITAGNTNFGEAYGLAGEIISAKCRVPHMYRFELLGTPRDVQQVHDGLEEFWRH
- the nrdH gene encoding glutaredoxin-like protein NrdH, whose protein sequence is MAITVYSKPMCVQCDATKRALTKSGVDYDVVDITEDAEALAHVKSMGYVQAPVVVAGEDHWSGFRPDKIKAVAAAGAEGARAAAI
- a CDS encoding Gfo/Idh/MocA family oxidoreductase gives rise to the protein MPRILNIAVIGAGTMAQAVHLPVLRRRWDRFAVTALVDHSPRRRRESADVWGVEEEHRFETVADLITAVRAKDVALDAAVLATDGLHVEDLLLLLRRGIPVLVEPPLGYSAQEVARISDFERLVGRRLVMMAYPQQYDEVLEEVVENIRARDVRMIDHEVLMPASGPLFGRAHVTASAYDLPSEKRQERRKTLQEAVVAGAGEGATQRDRDLYVKGLLTGIAHQLAITERIYGPLTELTAVRHWPKGVIPGSLELLGELEDGAPVRLVWHYLPFAPEYSETYEVLSARKRIDLALEPPSFVDSRSRSSLREKEHGRVVVTSRSSDLGAAESMWEAFHEFVEKGKEPHAGATEALAQVEILREVLRTLVEADGRSLEADPEDEASDQEEVSEQAADVGTTEGPGEAEDSDEPVAAPEASADGDVASDADSVAEPDGSEAAAASTASAEDAAASSAESTSVRIGPLTPVPGTGEIPPAAPTEDLSSAADQLEAARSAQPEATSAAVPESGGEPHQATAAGIDRTEPADGDAWAAAADDAAEDGPTEGEEPPRS
- a CDS encoding lysophospholipid acyltransferase family protein, which translates into the protein MSGTVRSGVERADQEPERARARAGMREVLGHRVHRRRHVPLFYHSALIRILVRPARRGRRHRVWEARPSAAIVVPVPFLYTLTRPFLGPMFSAYWRPRITGLENIPRTGAFLLASNHLANVDSFLIPVVSPRMVRFVSKDVFWKTGGLKGRIQKWFMNSVGTVPLDREALSSGRGALDAALDVLKAGEGFGIYPEGSRSRDGLLHKGQPGAAWLALESGAPVIPLGLAGTQNLFLKGRKMPTRYRPDMRFGAPIEFTDLPTDLSAGARRRLATDRIMTEIQRLSGQEWAPGAQPRGAGTGASA
- a CDS encoding universal stress protein encodes the protein MAVVVGFIPTPVGFDALDTARTAAEERGGPLIVVNVVRQGDEQDPRHASEGDLDAAADRLRGSAVRVDIRQESSEDDIADVLLDTVEREKAELLVIGLRRERDVARHLLGVTPQKLLLSAPCDVLVV
- a CDS encoding catalase, producing MTTFDPTGDTTPTIPSSTENGAPRESDANSLSVGPDGPLMLHDVALVEKLARFDRERIPERSPHAKGSGAFGELEITEDVSQYTKAGLFQKGAKTPMLARFSTVAGELGSPDTWRDVRGFALKFYTQEGNFDIVGNNTPVFFVRDPMKFPDFIHSQKRTPDSGLRDNTMQWDFWTLSPESAHQVSYLMGDRGLPKTWRHMNGYSSHTYLWVNEADEKFWVKYHFLTEQGLEFLTNDEADELAGLDGDYHRRDLFESISNGDFPSWKLEVQIMPYEDAKTYRFNPFDLTKTWSKKDYPRIPVGRFTLNQNPVNHFAQVEQAAFSPSNLVPGTGVSPDKMLLGRVFSYPDAQRNRLGTNFNQLPVNRPVVETNSYDKEGSMEFFHSGNAPVYSPNSFGRSYQDAQGPVDNGWESDGTLVRQAYTLRSDDDDFGQAHTLVRDVMDEGERERLIETVSGALATVIEPVLSNAFQYWKNIDQEVGERIEKAVRENGGDQVPGADPRSE
- a CDS encoding Fur family transcriptional regulator — its product is MTTDMAEDLRSAGLRVTAPRLATLAVVAECQHAEADDIAAAVRERLGTVSRQAVYDVLHALTDAGLLRRVATGARSAARYEIHRHDNHHHMVCRVCGRLEDVPCTIGEAPCLTPSHDHGFEIEVAEVLFRGVCSACRTASASPGATVPSGAGAG